GTAGCTCACTGACTCTCTTGGGCAGAGGCCAGGGCTAGGAGGAAGACCGTCTTCAGGGTCAAGTCTCAATCTGATGCTTGACAAAGTTGTTTGTATGGGGCTCCTTTATATTAACTAAGGACCTTGACTACATTCCAAGTGGGTGGTCTGACTTCTAACCGAAGGCATGTGTGCTAAAAATTTTGTATGAAGAGAGATAACTctgttgaggaggaaatatcaacttTATTCAGCTTGAagacgaggctcaaggctgagcaatagccattTACCACCGATACCGAACAAAGTTTTTCCACACGGAGGTACAATAACAACTCCCCTATCGTCGGTATAGAGGCATTGAAAGGAGCATTACCTCGTCaaagacaccaaccacaaaagacagacCACTTTGACTGATAAACAGTAGAACCTCTTCTTATGAATTTAATTCATTTCGGGACCTACTTAGTATGTTAAAACAGTTGTACGTTGAATCAAATATTCCCATAAGTACAGTATACACTGTAATTCGTTTAATTCGTTCTCCAGCCCAAAAACCTACAATAACTCCTTATCAAATACTGCAGATAATTACACATAGCAATAAAACAAATGCATTgtataagagagatgtaaaaaaataaattatagaaaaataatcaataaaaagggttttttattgtcactttaccttagagacaggccaacagaGGTAGAGGGGGTGACTGAGatacgtaccgtaacttactctaacttacactacgtgaactttaaacTAACTTAGCTTTTTTATCTTtatctaaattttatattttttgtacattttctttttaatttcaccttcaggctttcttttctttgcttgACTTTCACTTTCTTCCTCATGATCACTAGACTGCTTTGTcgattttttaaaagaatttatttaaaGATGCTTGCTTTGTACAACTTTTCAGAATGTTTCTGAAATGAGTCAAGCAGACATTGTCGAATTATGAAGCAGTACAGCAAACTTGATGTTAAAGTGGGTGATGCTTCTCAACAAAGTCAACCACCTGTTGATGATAGCCTAAGATCCGCTTGATCTCAGCCGAACCTATGATATCCTCTACGTCCTctgtctctcttgcttgagggtacactattctatctaatttctctttctcttgttttgttaaagtttttacaggttatattgaaatatttatttagatgttgctgttcttaaaatattttatttttccttgtttcctttccacgctgagctattttccctgttggggcccatgggcttatagcatcctgcttttccaactagggttgtagcttagcaagtaataataataatagtaataacaactgtGCATGGATCTCAGCATTCTGCATTGCCTCCAGCTCCTTAAGTtcttcggtggtgagctcttcgtgatactcctcgacgagttcggtgatgtcatcttcatcgacctctagacccatggacttgccaatggATACAATCTCATCCACTTCAGGCTCTGGAGCAGTCACAGATCCTGCCAAAGCCTTCAAAATCTATAAGAGCAACAGCATCAggacaaagcttcttccaagcagaattaAGGGTGCGTTgagtcactccctcccaagcctgatctatgatcttcacgCAGTGTACAATattaaaatggctcctccaaaattcacgcaaagttaagttgttaCTTTGTGTGAtgttaaagcactgcttaaacaaGTTCTTGGTATAAAGTTTCTTAAATTTACAGATGATTTgctagtccatgggctggaggataaggGTGGTGTTCGGTGGGAGATACAGCAATTTGAAAAACCTGAACTCGTTgaggatatcatcttcgagtcctgggggttgAGCGGAGGCATTATCCAGAGAATGCATGCGCTTCAAAGGCAAATTATTCTCttaaaggtacttcttgacagcagggccaaaaacttggttaacccaagCCTGAGCATTACCACGCCACAAAACTTGCAGCAAGTCCTTATTGACTTTATGAGCCTTAAATACCCTAGAGTTTTCGGAatagtaaaccaataacggcttgaaTTTGTAGtctccgctggcgttggcacatagggcaagagtcaaccaatccttcataaGCTTATGTCcttgcattttcttctcttcggtggtatgtatgttcaaagaatttttttccaaaaaaaaggccagtttcatcatagTTAAATACTTGTTGCGCTACATAGCCTTCTTCCTTCAGGATCTTTTCAAATTACTTGACAAATTCGTCGGCAGCCTTGATGTCTGAACTTGAGgcctccccatgccgtacaactgaatgaatcccgctCCGATTcctgaatttctcgaaccaaccgcagGATGCCTTGAATTCCCCTGTTGTAGAATCAGTTGAATTCTCCCccgcatcacccccagagcccgtCGACTTCATGTAGCAATAGATGGCGCTGGCCTTCTCGCatatgatcgtttcagtgatcgtatcgccagcaatctccttgtcctttatccatataagcaaaaggcgttccatctcttccagggtagggctgcaaCGTTTAgagatgatggtgatccccttggaTGGTTTGACCGCTTTGATGGTTTCCTTTTG
This genomic window from Palaemon carinicauda isolate YSFRI2023 unplaced genomic scaffold, ASM3689809v2 scaffold272, whole genome shotgun sequence contains:
- the LOC137636331 gene encoding tigger transposable element-derived protein 1-like, with protein sequence MGPKKASGSGSSGEKRKMVMLSLELKQEIIEKLGSGVRVSDLSKQYGRNISAISTIIKQKETIKAVKPSKGITIISKRCSPTLEEMERLLLIWIKDKEIAGDTITETIICEKASAIYCYMKSTGSGGDAGENSTDSTTGEFKASCGWFEKFRNRSGIHSVVRHGEASSSDIKAADEFVK